The genomic segment GCTGCGACCTGCTCGGCCTCCACCTGCTCCACCAGCCGCCGCAGCCGGGCGACGGCGCGCAGTCCGACGTCGGGGTCGGTGCCGTGGACGGCGTGGTCGAGATCAACGATCGCGGACATGGCCGTCAGCATATGCTGACGGCCATGTCCGCGTCAACACATGCTGACGACTTCCCGGTTGAGCGGTCCGGGACTACCGCTCCTTGGCGTGGGCGACGAACGACGACCAGGCGGCCGGCTCGAACGTCAGGGTGCCGCCGTCGGGGTCCTTGCTGTCGCGGACCAGCACCCGGCCGGGGAGGTTGTCGGCGACCTCCACGCACTCTCCGGCGTTCGAGCTGCTGCGGCTGGACTTGCGCCAGTCAGGGCTGTTCGTAGTCATTCAACACCTTCAGGAGGAGGTTGCGGGTCTGCTCACAGGTTAGTGCCTGCCCGCAGAGGCGTTCCCAGACGATCAATGTGTGCCGGAGCGCCTTGACCGACTCGATCACCTTTCCCTCGTACTGGTCGTCGATATAGCCGACCGGCGCCCCGGTGGGCAGCGTCGCGAGCGCGAATGCTCCGGCGTGGCCGGGGTGCAGGCCGGCTCGCGACGGAATCACTCTGATGTGCACGTTCGGGCGGTGGCCGACGTCAACCAGGTGTTCGAGCTGATCTTTCATGATGACGTCCTCGCCATGCCGGAGAGCAGGTTCGCAGATGATCGCGGTCAATTCCACCGGATTGACCCGGTCCAGGGTCACGGCCTGCCGCGCCATCCGGATCTTCAACGCCTCTTCGACCTGGTCCTCGGTGTGTGGGCCGACGGAGATGACCGCCCGCGCGTACGCCTCGGTCTGGAGCAGGCCCGGGATCACCGAGTGTTGGAAGGTGCGGAGCAGGATCGCGCGCTCCTCGTTCTCGTTCCATGAGCGCAGCCATGGAGCCACCGCCTCGCCGCGTGCCGTGGTCGCGGACTTGCGGAGTTGGTCGCCGGTGCCGAAGAAGGCGTCGAGCCCACCCGCCACGTCGTCCGGCGGGACCGAACGCCCCGATTCGTAATTGCCGATCTGCGATCCGCTGATGTGGACTGCGGCACCGACCGCGTCCTGCGACAAACCTCGCGCCTGCCGCTCCCGCCTGAGCGCATGCCGAAACTCATTCGCGTCCGCCAACTGGCCACCCCCAATTCAATGGTTCCGGAACTGCATACCCATCCTCATCCGAAAGCCGTTCGATAGTCCAGGGTGGAGTTGGCGCGGCGTCCGGGAGTTGTCCATCCGTGCGGTTCCATCAGTCCCCGGGCGCCGCGCGTGAACCGCCCGCCGGGGAATTCCCCTACCAGGCCGGTGGCCCCGGCGGGTCAGACCCCGGCGCCCGGGGTGCAGCCAATGGGTGGTGACGCACCCCGGGCGCCGGCCGAGCGGAAAAGCAGGGAAGGCGAAATGCGAATACGACGGCAGGCACTGGTCCCCTTTGCCCCGACGCACCGCAGGGACTGGCGAAAGCTCTGGCGGTACTGCCGCTGCGGACTGCGCTGGCGCTGCCCGGACAGCTATCCGGCGGAGGTCCGGATGCCCTACCCGGTGCACCCCCGGCCGATGAACCGTGGCCCGTCGTACCCCGATCGGCTCGGCGCCATGGCGCCGGACGCCCATCCGAGAGCGGCGGAGGAGCGACGATGACCACTCCCCCCGACCTGCCGTTCCACCCGGCGGACATCGACAAGGACGCCCTGCTCGTCCTGGCCGAGGCCGACTACCTGTACGGCCTGGGTGACCTGCAGCTGAGGCTCACGGCAACGCCGAACGTCCAGGCCCTCTGGAACCGGATCGAGTGGACCGAGCTGACCGGCGTCGAGATCCAGCCCCGCAGCGGCCGGGAGGTCCAGACCCGGACCGTCCTCGCCCGGACCACCGGCATCAAGGTCCTGCGGGCCGCTCCCCCGCGCGAGCAGGCGTCGTGACCGGCCCGCCGGACGACGACCAGCCGGAACCGGACACCCCCCGCGCCGGCTGGACCGCACCGCCGTTTCCGACCGGGACGCTGTCGGGCGCATGCCTCGATTCCACCTCGGATGCCGTCCCGGCCAGTGTCCAGGCGGACACGTTCCGGATGATCCTGGCCCGCCACGAGCCGGCGAGCGCCACGCACTGCGTGTGCGGCGCCGCCCTCGGCGAGGAGACCGGGCTGTGCTGGTACGGCCGGTCGGCACAGCGCGGGTTGATGGCACTACTGGCACAATAACACGAGCGACACCAGCGCGGCGGCCGATAAGCCCTTCTGCCGGCCCCGCGCGTACGCGACCCCCCTGCCGAACCGCGTCCGCCACGGGCACCCCAGACCCGTCCCCGGGACCGCCACACGTGCCGTCGGCTGCCCCGGGGGCGGGTCGCCAACCCCGACCGGCATCAACCAACCAGCGCAATCGACCTGACGATCCTTTGTCGAGCCTGTTTGGCTCGCCTACTCGGACAGCTCCAACTCGTCGAGCATGCTGGCGAGCGTCGCCAGGGATTCGTTGTCAAGTACGGTGCCGGCGGCCTGGGTGAAAGTTCGGGGTCCGAGTTCGGTGCGAAGCTTGTGTAGTGCGGTGAGGTCGTATCGTGCTTGCGGGACGTCGAGGGCGAGGCGGAGCGCGAGAGCCTGGCAGTGCAATGGGACGGCGTCGACAGGGCGGCCAGACTGCGAGCGTAGGTTGCCGAGTTGACTCAGGCTGGTGGCCGTGCCGGCTCGGTTGCCGAGCTCCTCTTCGATGGTGAGGGACTGCTGGTAGCGGCGTTCGGCCTCCGGGTAGTCACCCCGGTCATGGGC from the Solwaraspora sp. WMMD1047 genome contains:
- a CDS encoding DUF397 domain-containing protein, yielding MTTNSPDWRKSSRSSSNAGECVEVADNLPGRVLVRDSKDPDGGTLTFEPAAWSSFVAHAKER
- a CDS encoding helix-turn-helix transcriptional regulator: MADANEFRHALRRERQARGLSQDAVGAAVHISGSQIGNYESGRSVPPDDVAGGLDAFFGTGDQLRKSATTARGEAVAPWLRSWNENEERAILLRTFQHSVIPGLLQTEAYARAVISVGPHTEDQVEEALKIRMARQAVTLDRVNPVELTAIICEPALRHGEDVIMKDQLEHLVDVGHRPNVHIRVIPSRAGLHPGHAGAFALATLPTGAPVGYIDDQYEGKVIESVKALRHTLIVWERLCGQALTCEQTRNLLLKVLNDYEQP
- a CDS encoding helix-turn-helix domain-containing protein, with translation MSAIVDLDHAVHGTDPDVGLRAVARLRRLVEQVEAEQVAAARRAGWSWQDIATRLGVTKQTVHRKYHRIQEG